A genome region from Cryptococcus neoformans var. neoformans B-3501A chromosome 8, whole genome shotgun sequence includes the following:
- a CDS encoding hypothetical protein (HMMPfam hit to LRR, Leucine Rich Repeat, score: 36.4, E(): 7.8e-08), with amino-acid sequence MSLFFANSDTPQPDPISGADYLSKLHKFLKSNAPRLAPSAPRNTSRNLTPSIWQQGYTVLTLGLDPNSAPVRNTKGSMGLGFGMPSTKRTPPPKPLLLRLPPDRLLYLLLRWQALPQSLPHVGRTDIPIEEGVVIAARGTEGEGRGKEGDVRSVRSWVGSIRSVSGTLVGGGQNRGWWGSKQAVNEDELLLSLYSMFTLIPALLIHPPNISEPPIAELVEAGGYTQLGGIDVRVPLDVLRNLQILELEHYDPRALLIPSNPGMRSLTVRDVSDGDEWIYELLTIPSNNSTEPQPRFPNLHHLSLLSASLLTFPTLPLESLTHLDLSYNLLDAIPSTLSSLTNLKSLNLSHNLITSLRNAPASVGQISSINLSHNRIDCIVGLDRAMALSRVDLRSNVIYDVGEIGRLALLPEIHEIWCASNPFDAPTAYPPEPAESWRVELGRTFREEGKDIILDGIAWTWSEERKIEAGLISRGIGANGLGGRGYERGWAKPHYGTQTHEDVSPGRPPAAHRRSATHTHTTARSSSPTLPPSQSSSPRTRSPHVLPSPSFPHGPSQLRETSTVSHPASGKSGKGRKKGRRRVINLEGDGNEDDSGAENVRERERNLGDVLEKGLGDDNVKNGGEFQGSNGSAHENGREQSSAPAAATEVKVVKKKKNKKRSKEPSTAGG; translated from the exons AtgtctctcttcttcgccaacTCAGACACACCCCAGCCAGACCCGATCTCGGGCGCAGATTACTTGTCCAAACTCCACAAGTTTCTCAAGTCGAACGCTCCCCGGCTCGCACCCTCGGCACCTCGGAACACGTCAAGAAACCTCACTCCATCAATATGGCAGCAAGGCTATACCGTTTTGACTCTCGGTCTCGACCCTAATTCGGCTCCTGTTAGAAATACTAAAGGCTCAATGGGTTTGGGCTTTGGGATGCCAAGTACGAAGAGGACACCGCCACCCAAGCCATTACTGTTGCGATTACCTCCTGATCGGCTACTGTACCTTTTATTACGGTGGCAAGCCCTTCCTCAGTCGCTGCCCCATGTTGGAAGGACAGATATTCCGATAGAGGAAGGGGTTGTGATAGCAGCAAGAGGTACGGAGGGCGAAGGcagaggcaaagaaggagatgtgaGAAGTGTTAGGAGCTGGGTCGGGAGTATCAGGAGTGTTAGTGGGACTCTGGTTGGTGGTGGACAAAATagaggatggtggggaagtAAACAGGCTGTGAACGAAG ACGAGCTGTTGCTGTCGCTCTACTCCATGTTCACCCTCATTCCGGCCTTGCTCATTCACCCACCCAACATATCTGAGCCACCCATAGCAGAACTAGTTGAGGCTGGCGGATACACACAATTAGGCGGTATTGATGTTCGAGTTCCCTTGGATGTTTTGAGAAATCTCCAAAT CTTGGAGTTGGAACATTACGACCCCAGAGCCTTGCTCATACCATCCAATCCTGGGATGCGCAGTCTCACCGTACGAGACGTTTCCGATGGTGACGAATGGATCTATGAGCTTCTTACTATCCCTTCAAATAACAGCACAGAACCCCAGCCACGTTTCCCCAATTTACATCATCTGTCTCTTTTATCAGCCTCGTTGCTCACCTTCCCAACCCTCCCACTCGAGTCCTTGACCCATCTCGATTTGTCTTATAATCTCCTCGACGCTATCCCTTCGACCTTGTCTTCCCTTACCAACCTCAAATCGCTGAATCTCTCACATAACCTTATCACTTCTCTTCGCAATGCTCCGGCGTCAGTAGGTCAGATCAGCTCTATCAATCTGTCACATAACCGAATCGACTGTATCGTTGGGCTTGATCGAGCTATGGCTCTATCGAGGGTTGATTTAAGATCAAACGTAATCTACGATGTCGGCGAAATTGGCCGTCTCGCACTCCTTCCCGAAATCCACGAAATTTGGTGCGCCTCCAATCCCTTCGACGCACCGACTGCGTATCCTCCAGAACCTGCTGAGAGCTGGCGAGTTGAGCTTGGACGGACTTtcagggaagaagggaaggataTAATTCTGGATGGCATTGCATGGACATGGAGTGAAGAGCGGAAGATTGAAGCGGGGTTGATCAGTCGCGGTATAGGGGCGAATGGACTTGGAGGTAGAGGGTatgaaagaggatgggCCAAGCCACATTATGGTACACAGACACACGAAGACGTTTCGCCTGGACGACCTCCCGCCGCCCATCGGCGATCAGCCACTCACACCCATACCACTGCCCGCTCATCCTCCCctactctccctccttcccaaTCTTCGTCCCCTCGCACTCGCTCGCCCCATGTATTACCATCGCCTTCATTCCCACATGGACCCTCGCAATTGCGAGAAACGTCGACTGTTTCACATCCGGCCAGTGGAAAGTCTGGTAAAGGCAGGAAGAAAGGCAGGAGAAGGGTTATCAATCTTGAGGGAGACGggaatgaggatgatagTGGAGCAGAGAATGTtagagagagggagaggaattTGGGTGACGTGCTAGAAAAGGGCCTGGGGGATGACAATGTGAAGAATGGGGGAGAGTTCCAAGGCAGTAATGGGTCCGCGCAtgagaatggaagagaaCAGTCATCGGCGCCAGCTGCCGCCACAGAAGTCAAGGTGgtaaaaaagaagaagaacaagaagagatcaaAGGAGCCTTCAACTGCTGGAGGGTAA